The Pichia kudriavzevii chromosome 3, complete sequence nucleotide sequence GGAATCTTCTGGTCCCTGCTCTCTACCAGAGGCATCTAAAAGTGGTTTCTTTTCGTCAACCATAGTTGTTTCCTAAAGATACGTCTGATATCTGTTCTCtgaaaagaataaaagagTAAAACCGGAGAAAACGCCACCGAACGGGAATAAATATTAATGTGTCGATCTCAGTCAAAATCAGTTTCTTGCCACCGAACTGTGGGAAAATATCGAGGGCAAGGCGCTTCCCAATTGGGTATTTTCGCATTTCAGTGACTTTCGTTTCAAAGTTAAATATATTGTCAGTTGATCTTTGCTCTCTAATCTTGGGTCTTCACATTTCTTATCCTTGCAATTTGACAACTAACCATGGCATCTGCTATCGCACACGAGGCTTCCTGTattttttgcaaaatcatcaaaggTATGTTTATCCCTAACTGACCCTTTTGGTTTGCTCCCATAAGTTTATCTGTTTTACTAACGTGTGCATTTCCATATAATTAAGGTGATATTCCATCTTTCAAACTGCTCGAAACCGCCCACTCCTATTcctttttggatattcaaCCGACTGCTAAGGGCCATCTTCTAATTATTCCTAAATACCATGGCGCTAAGTTACACAATTTGCCAGATGAATATTTAGCTGACCTATTGCCTGTTGCTAAGAGATTGGCAATTGCGTTAAATTTAAACATCGATTCGCCACAAGGTGACGGCTATAATATTTTACAAAACAACGGTAGAATTGCCCACCAAGTTGTTGATCACGTCCATGTCCATTTGATTCCAAAaagagatgaagaaactggTTTAATTGTAGGATGGCCTTCAGTTGATGCTGATATGACTGAATTAGGCGAATTTGCAAAGGAGTTACAAGCAAAGTTGAACTGATACAGTTATGTACCTATTGAACTCTTTTATTGAATATCTACACAAATGAAATATCTTCTTCAGTTGAATATGTATATACCTATATAGTGCAATCAAATCCCCACCATGCCTGTCACCTGGCGTGCCCCGGCACCAAATATATATTGCATGGTTTGTGCACCAAATGGAAAGTAACTAGCAGTGTACCATAAAATGGCCataatttcaatgattccCGTGATTAAACTGAGGATGGTACTCTTCAACACAACTGCACAGTAAATTGTAGCTATTTGACTAAAGACAAAAACAACGGTGAACGGCAGTCTCTCCTTGCTAGACAAATGTCTTAAATAAGAAACAGGACCTTGTAAAACaccaaaagaaagaaagaacaatGTCGAACCTAATGTCCAGAGCATCA carries:
- a CDS encoding uncharacterized protein (PKUD0C08210; similar to Saccharomyces cerevisiae YDL125C (HNT1); ancestral locus Anc_7.287); protein product: MASAIAHEASCIFCKIIKGDIPSFKLLETAHSYSFLDIQPTAKGHLLIIPKYHGAKLHNLPDEYLADLLPVAKRLAIALNLNIDSPQGDGYNILQNNGRIAHQVVDHVHVHLIPKRDEETGLIVGWPSVDADMTELGEFAKELQAKLN